A single genomic interval of Nitratidesulfovibrio sp. SRB-5 harbors:
- a CDS encoding polyphenol oxidase family protein → MAVTTPSLAFPPLSRSGSPATSPDDVTPRCIRFAFPGVPGVRCAFQTRRGGISDGPWAGGNISYEVGDDSAAVAANRAALAASLNLAEWVEAKQVHGDAMIIDPEPVQLAAALAATPVAQADGLATARPGVGLVIKTADCQPILLAHESGRYVAALHAGWRGNRIGFPQSGVRAFCERYGFPPQEVLAVRGPSLGPAAAEFVNFATEWGQDFARWFRSASRTMDLWTLTRHQLAEAGLLPERIYGLDLCTHTLTDDFFSYRRAATTGRQASIIWMEGQG, encoded by the coding sequence ATGGCTGTAACCACCCCGTCGCTGGCCTTTCCGCCGCTTTCCCGTTCCGGCTCCCCCGCCACCAGTCCTGACGACGTCACCCCGCGTTGCATCCGCTTCGCCTTTCCCGGCGTGCCGGGGGTGCGTTGCGCCTTCCAGACCCGGCGCGGCGGCATCTCCGACGGCCCGTGGGCCGGGGGCAACATTTCCTACGAGGTGGGCGACGACTCCGCCGCCGTGGCCGCCAACCGCGCCGCCCTGGCCGCCAGCCTGAACCTGGCCGAATGGGTGGAGGCCAAGCAGGTGCACGGCGATGCCATGATCATCGACCCGGAACCTGTGCAACTGGCCGCCGCGCTGGCCGCAACCCCGGTGGCCCAGGCCGACGGCCTTGCCACCGCGCGCCCCGGCGTGGGGCTGGTCATCAAGACGGCGGACTGCCAACCCATCCTGCTGGCCCATGAAAGCGGCAGGTACGTGGCCGCGCTGCACGCCGGGTGGCGGGGCAACCGCATCGGCTTTCCGCAGTCGGGCGTGCGCGCCTTTTGCGAACGTTACGGCTTTCCCCCGCAAGAGGTGCTGGCCGTGCGCGGCCCCAGCCTTGGCCCGGCGGCGGCGGAATTCGTCAACTTCGCCACGGAATGGGGGCAGGACTTCGCCCGCTGGTTCCGCTCGGCCAGCCGCACCATGGACCTGTGGACGCTGACCCGCCATCAGCTTGCCGAGGCGGGCCTGCTGCCGGAACGCATCTACGGGCTGGACCTGTGCACCCACACCCTGACCGACGACTTCTTCTCCTACCGCCGCGCCGCCACCACCGGACGGCAGGCGTCCATCATCTGGATGGAAGGCCAGGGGTAG
- a CDS encoding DUF2087 domain-containing protein codes for MSRPRFPFIAKDVSALARSLQRELAACAMPSESANLTDGAPNNPGGSAGDAPRIPANAPGAGNAPVAPRTAGAHGTGRTNPRDPGHISHVQLLNMLVRAVGYRNFQHYRAQFAAQERLQRLAAPEPAAPEEPVDLRRVERAARHFGPDGLLARWPGKVSLQRLCLWWVWSRLPAGQELTGTRMDDTLRACHHFGDHALLRRWLCDLGMATRTPDGRQYRRVEQRPPQEALALLQHLRDRERLARQAGHTRQIGRGVTAA; via the coding sequence ATGTCCAGACCCCGCTTTCCCTTCATCGCCAAGGACGTATCCGCGCTGGCCCGTTCGCTGCAACGCGAACTGGCGGCGTGCGCCATGCCGTCGGAGTCGGCCAACCTGACCGACGGAGCGCCGAACAACCCCGGCGGCTCCGCCGGCGATGCCCCGCGCATTCCCGCGAATGCCCCCGGCGCGGGCAATGCACCGGTCGCGCCCCGTACGGCAGGCGCGCACGGCACGGGCCGCACCAACCCCCGCGACCCCGGCCACATCAGCCATGTCCAGTTGCTGAACATGCTGGTCCGCGCCGTAGGCTACCGCAACTTCCAGCACTATCGCGCCCAGTTCGCGGCGCAGGAACGGCTTCAGCGCCTTGCCGCGCCGGAACCCGCCGCCCCGGAAGAACCGGTGGACCTGCGCCGCGTGGAGCGCGCCGCCCGCCACTTCGGCCCGGACGGGCTGCTGGCCCGCTGGCCCGGCAAGGTCAGCCTGCAACGGCTCTGCCTGTGGTGGGTGTGGTCGCGCCTGCCCGCCGGACAGGAACTGACCGGCACCCGGATGGACGACACCCTGCGCGCCTGCCATCACTTCGGCGACCATGCCCTGTTGCGCCGCTGGCTGTGCGACCTGGGCATGGCCACCCGCACCCCGGATGGCCGCCAGTACCGCCGCGTGGAACAGCGCCCCCCGCAGGAGGCGCTTGCCCTGCTTCAGCACCTGCGGGACCGTGAGCGGCTCGCGCGACAGGCGGGCCACACCCGGCAAATCGGACGCGGCGTGACGGCGGCATAG
- a CDS encoding 5-formyltetrahydrofolate cyclo-ligase, with translation MTHSTPPDAEARQALRRAMLARRAALPPDEVARLGHAAQDALLASPAWQAARQVLLYVAVRNETATARLLDAAWADGKQVLLPRCVTSAPASSANAAASSANAAASSANAAASGSTSAPTANCDNEMCLAPCACAADLKPGRYGIAEPDPARCPAIDMDAAPGSASSFAPDLAVIPGVAFDRQGNRLGHGAGYYDRFLAHPAMARTALVGLAYAFQIVPALPVAPWDRPVHALCTEEGLTWL, from the coding sequence ATGACGCACTCCACCCCGCCAGACGCCGAAGCCCGGCAGGCCCTGCGCCGCGCCATGCTGGCCCGTCGCGCCGCGCTGCCCCCCGACGAGGTCGCCCGCCTGGGCCATGCCGCGCAGGATGCCCTGCTGGCATCCCCCGCGTGGCAGGCCGCCCGGCAGGTGCTGCTGTACGTGGCCGTGCGCAACGAGACCGCAACCGCCCGCCTGCTGGACGCCGCCTGGGCGGACGGCAAGCAGGTGCTGCTGCCGCGTTGCGTGACGTCTGCTCCCGCATCCTCCGCAAATGCTGCCGCGTCCTCCGCAAATGCTGCCGCATCCTCCGCAAATGCTGCCGCATCCGGCTCCACATCCGCCCCCACCGCCAACTGCGACAACGAGATGTGCCTGGCCCCCTGCGCCTGCGCGGCGGACCTCAAGCCGGGGCGCTACGGCATCGCGGAACCGGACCCCGCTCGCTGCCCGGCCATCGACATGGACGCTGCCCCCGGTTCCGCGTCCTCCTTCGCACCCGACCTTGCCGTGATCCCCGGCGTGGCCTTCGACCGGCAGGGCAACCGCCTTGGTCACGGCGCAGGCTACTACGACCGTTTCCTGGCCCATCCGGCCATGGCCCGCACCGCGCTGGTGGGGCTGGCCTATGCCTTCCAGATCGTACCGGCGCTGCCCGTGGCCCCATGGGACCGCCCCGTCCACGCACTGTGCACCGAGGAGGGACTGACATGGCTGTAA
- a CDS encoding metallophosphoesterase family protein has translation MQSAPYWIAFGDIHDDVSPIADIPGLSEAAGVIITGDITVVGGVRQAERVLTAIAARNPAIHAQIGNMDKAEVTDWLDGRGWNIHRAARELAPGVGLLGAGHSTPTPFGTPSEVPEARLAEWLDALRAEAGRWPRLVLAVHTPPKDSLCDRLGNGAHVGSPAVRAFIEAVQPDVCLCGHIHESRAVDRIGRTVVVNPGALGAGGYAVVSAPEDGPLTAELKVLRG, from the coding sequence ATGCAAAGCGCACCCTACTGGATAGCGTTCGGCGACATCCACGACGACGTTTCGCCCATCGCGGACATTCCCGGCCTGTCCGAGGCGGCGGGCGTGATCATTACCGGCGACATCACGGTGGTGGGCGGCGTGCGCCAGGCCGAGCGCGTGCTGACGGCCATTGCCGCGCGCAACCCGGCCATCCACGCCCAGATCGGCAACATGGACAAGGCCGAGGTGACCGACTGGCTGGACGGGCGCGGCTGGAACATCCACCGTGCCGCGCGAGAACTGGCCCCCGGCGTGGGCCTGCTGGGCGCGGGCCATTCCACGCCCACCCCCTTCGGCACGCCCAGCGAGGTGCCGGAAGCGCGGCTGGCCGAATGGCTGGACGCGTTGCGGGCAGAGGCGGGGCGCTGGCCCCGGCTGGTGCTGGCCGTGCATACCCCGCCCAAGGACAGCCTGTGCGACAGGCTGGGCAACGGCGCGCACGTGGGCAGCCCGGCGGTGCGGGCGTTCATCGAGGCGGTGCAGCCGGACGTGTGCCTGTGCGGGCACATCCATGAATCGCGCGCGGTGGACCGCATCGGACGCACCGTGGTGGTGAATCCCGGCGCGCTGGGCGCGGGTGGCTACGCCGTGGTCAGCGCACCGGAAGACGGCCCGCTGACGGCGGAACTGAAGGTCTTGCGCGGGTAG
- a CDS encoding NAD(P)-dependent oxidoreductase: MSSSTGLTPGHIRALPATSGSQPASQARSTIMSHIAILGLGAMGRRMAANLLKAGHQVTVWNRTARAAEPLLALGATQAATPREAAAGVDFVLAMVRDDAASAGVWLDPETGAFAGMRPGAIAMDSSTLSVDWIKKLGAEAANRGVTLLETPVSGSLPQADAAQLIFLVGGNADACKQAEAVLLAMGSAVNHTGEIGTGALTKLATNALLGVQVTAIAELIGMLRRNGADAQKIMGIIAGTAVWSPYAQRAIGALLSGEAPVMFPVELVEKDFGYALEAAGSPDAAPTIAAARSVFRRGMDEGLGDANLTSVVALFRK; the protein is encoded by the coding sequence ATGTCTTCCAGCACAGGGCTCACACCGGGCCACATCCGGGCACTTCCGGCCACATCGGGGAGCCAACCAGCATCGCAAGCAAGGAGCACCATCATGTCGCATATCGCCATACTGGGCCTTGGAGCCATGGGCAGGCGCATGGCCGCCAACCTGTTGAAGGCCGGGCATCAGGTCACCGTCTGGAACCGCACCGCCAGGGCGGCGGAGCCGCTGCTGGCCCTGGGCGCCACGCAGGCCGCCACCCCCAGGGAAGCCGCCGCCGGGGTGGACTTCGTGCTGGCCATGGTGCGCGACGACGCGGCATCCGCCGGGGTCTGGCTGGACCCCGAAACCGGCGCCTTCGCGGGCATGCGGCCCGGCGCCATCGCCATGGACAGCTCCACCCTGTCGGTGGACTGGATCAAGAAGCTGGGCGCGGAGGCGGCCAACCGAGGCGTGACCCTGCTGGAAACCCCTGTCTCCGGGTCGCTGCCGCAGGCCGACGCCGCGCAGCTCATCTTTCTGGTGGGCGGCAACGCGGACGCCTGCAAGCAGGCCGAAGCGGTGCTGCTGGCCATGGGCAGCGCGGTGAACCACACGGGTGAAATCGGCACGGGCGCGCTGACCAAGCTGGCAACCAACGCCCTGCTGGGCGTCCAGGTGACCGCCATCGCCGAACTGATCGGCATGCTGCGCCGCAACGGCGCGGACGCCCAGAAGATCATGGGCATCATCGCCGGCACGGCGGTGTGGAGCCCCTACGCCCAGCGGGCCATTGGCGCGCTGCTTTCGGGCGAGGCGCCCGTGATGTTTCCTGTCGAGCTGGTCGAAAAAGACTTCGGCTACGCGCTGGAGGCCGCCGGTTCTCCCGATGCCGCGCCCACCATCGCCGCCGCGCGCTCGGTGTTCCGGCGCGGCATGGACGAGGGCCTTGGCGACGCCAACCTGACCAGCGTGGTGGCGCTGTTCCGGAAGTAG
- the adhE gene encoding bifunctional acetaldehyde-CoA/alcohol dehydrogenase, which translates to MSKKPNAQDAKPVATPDATSLNDIAPNSISVDDIVTRVNEAQRAFANFTQQQVDAIFHAAAAAATAQRIHLARMAVQETGMGILEDKVIKNHFASEYIYSKYKDEKTCGVIRDDPAYGYREVAAPIGVIAGIIPTTNPTSTTIFKALLALKTRNGIIFAPHPRAAKSTVEAARIVHEAAVAAGAPRGVIGWVEAPTPDLTRQIMQHRGVALILATGGPGMVHAAYSSGKPAIGVGAGNTPVVVDATANVKMAVNSIILSKTFDNGMICASEQAVIVEDTAADAVKAEFAARGCHFASPQEAEALAGVVFTDGRINAAIVGRSAAEIAAMAGITVPPTTKILIAERDAIDPLDPFAHEKLSPVLGFYRAPDFAAAVDMAQRLVELGGAGHTSVLYTDEANRERIVHFQNVLTTGRTLVNMPSSQGAIGDVYNFELAPSLTLGCGSWGGNSVSENIGVKHLMNVKTVAERRENMLWFRVPPKIYFKMGALRLALEDMRDRKRAFIVTDRTMEDLGHVGKVTAVLEKLGIQFRVFSDVKPDPDLSGTYAALDSIRAFQPDMFIALGGGSPMDAAKIMWLMYEQPDLKFEEISLRFMDIRKRVHAFPALGKKAVMVAVPTTSGTGSEVTPFAVITDDATGMKYPIADYELTPDMAIVDPEFVMDMPKTLTAHSGLDALTHAVEAFTSTYANNFSDGNALEAVRLVFKYLRRAYNDGARDVMAREKMHYAGTIAGMAFANAFLGVCHSMAHKLGAAFHMPHGLANALLLSHVIEYNATDTPTKQGLMPQYRYPFVKGRYARIADMLGLTEGCGDDRDRKVARLVQAIEKLKADLNVPGSLREAGIAEADFLERVDLLAEQAFDDQCTGGNPRYPLIAEIRELYLKAYYGAPLASLPPAKAG; encoded by the coding sequence CCTTCGCCAACTTCACCCAGCAGCAGGTGGACGCCATCTTCCACGCCGCCGCTGCCGCCGCCACGGCCCAGCGCATCCACCTTGCCCGCATGGCCGTGCAGGAAACGGGCATGGGCATTCTGGAGGACAAGGTGATCAAGAACCACTTCGCCTCGGAATACATCTACAGCAAGTACAAGGACGAAAAGACCTGCGGGGTCATCCGCGACGACCCGGCCTACGGCTACCGCGAGGTGGCCGCGCCCATCGGGGTCATCGCGGGCATCATCCCCACCACCAATCCCACCTCCACCACCATCTTCAAGGCGCTGCTGGCGCTGAAGACGCGCAACGGCATCATCTTCGCGCCGCACCCGCGCGCCGCGAAATCCACGGTGGAGGCCGCGCGCATCGTGCACGAGGCCGCCGTGGCCGCTGGCGCGCCGCGCGGGGTCATCGGCTGGGTGGAAGCGCCCACGCCCGACCTTACCCGCCAGATCATGCAGCACCGGGGCGTGGCGCTGATACTGGCCACCGGCGGGCCGGGCATGGTGCATGCCGCCTACAGCTCGGGCAAGCCCGCCATCGGCGTGGGCGCGGGCAACACCCCGGTGGTGGTGGACGCCACCGCCAACGTGAAGATGGCGGTGAACTCCATCATCCTGTCGAAAACCTTCGACAACGGGATGATCTGCGCCTCCGAGCAGGCGGTGATCGTGGAGGACACGGCGGCGGACGCGGTGAAGGCCGAATTCGCGGCGCGCGGCTGCCACTTTGCCTCGCCGCAAGAGGCAGAGGCCCTTGCGGGCGTGGTGTTCACCGACGGCAGGATCAACGCGGCCATCGTGGGCCGATCGGCGGCGGAAATCGCGGCCATGGCGGGCATCACCGTGCCGCCGACCACCAAGATCCTCATTGCGGAACGCGACGCCATCGACCCGCTGGACCCGTTCGCGCACGAAAAGCTTTCTCCCGTGCTGGGCTTCTACCGCGCGCCCGACTTCGCCGCCGCCGTGGACATGGCCCAGCGCCTGGTGGAGCTGGGCGGGGCCGGGCACACCTCGGTGCTGTACACCGACGAGGCCAACCGCGAGCGCATCGTCCACTTCCAGAACGTGCTGACCACCGGGCGCACCCTGGTCAACATGCCCTCGTCGCAGGGCGCCATCGGCGACGTGTACAACTTCGAACTGGCGCCCTCGCTGACGCTGGGCTGCGGCTCGTGGGGGGGCAATTCCGTCAGCGAAAACATCGGGGTGAAGCATCTCATGAACGTGAAGACCGTGGCCGAACGGCGCGAGAACATGCTGTGGTTCCGGGTGCCCCCGAAAATCTACTTCAAGATGGGGGCGCTGCGCCTGGCGCTGGAAGACATGCGCGACAGGAAGCGCGCCTTCATCGTTACCGACCGCACCATGGAAGACCTGGGCCACGTGGGCAAGGTGACCGCCGTGCTGGAAAAGCTGGGCATCCAGTTCCGGGTGTTCAGCGACGTGAAGCCCGACCCCGACCTGTCCGGCACCTACGCGGCGCTCGATTCCATCCGCGCCTTCCAGCCGGACATGTTCATCGCCCTCGGCGGCGGCTCGCCCATGGACGCGGCCAAGATCATGTGGCTGATGTACGAGCAGCCGGACCTGAAGTTCGAGGAAATTTCCCTGCGCTTCATGGACATCCGCAAGCGGGTCCATGCCTTTCCGGCGCTGGGCAAGAAGGCGGTGATGGTCGCTGTGCCCACCACCTCGGGCACCGGGTCGGAGGTGACGCCCTTCGCGGTCATCACCGACGACGCCACGGGCATGAAGTACCCCATTGCCGACTACGAACTGACGCCGGACATGGCCATCGTTGACCCGGAATTCGTCATGGACATGCCGAAGACGCTTACCGCCCATTCCGGGCTGGACGCACTGACCCACGCGGTGGAGGCCTTCACCTCCACCTATGCCAACAACTTCAGCGACGGCAACGCGCTGGAGGCCGTCCGGCTGGTCTTCAAGTACCTGCGCCGGGCGTACAATGATGGCGCGCGCGACGTGATGGCCCGCGAAAAGATGCACTATGCGGGCACCATCGCGGGCATGGCCTTCGCCAACGCCTTCCTGGGGGTGTGCCATTCCATGGCGCACAAGCTGGGGGCCGCGTTCCACATGCCGCACGGCCTTGCCAACGCGCTGCTGCTTTCGCACGTCATCGAGTACAACGCCACCGACACCCCCACCAAGCAGGGGCTGATGCCGCAGTACCGCTACCCCTTCGTCAAGGGGCGCTACGCGCGCATCGCCGACATGCTGGGGCTGACCGAAGGCTGCGGCGACGACCGCGACCGCAAGGTGGCCCGGCTGGTGCAGGCCATTGAAAAACTGAAGGCCGACCTGAACGTTCCCGGCTCGCTGCGCGAGGCGGGCATTGCCGAGGCGGACTTTCTGGAGCGGGTGGACCTGCTGGCCGAACAGGCCTTCGACGACCAGTGCACCGGCGGCAACCCGCGCTACCCGCTGATCGCCGAAATCCGCGAACTGTACCTGAAGGCGTACTACGGTGCGCCGCTGGCCTCGCTGCCCCCCGCCAAGGCGGGGTAG